The following are encoded in a window of Gossypium raimondii isolate GPD5lz chromosome 13, ASM2569854v1, whole genome shotgun sequence genomic DNA:
- the LOC105782440 gene encoding E3 ubiquitin-protein ligase RFI2 isoform X1 yields MGLGSNGGEDVVVDDSDGGDGGDCENGGKSFGSVSCSICLETVTDNGDRSWAKLQCGHQFHLDCIGSAFNVKGAMQCPNCRKIEKGQWLYANGCRSYPEFNVDDLTHDEDLYDLSYSEMSFGVHWCPFGSLARLPSFEVGEFSSTSYHELLGQQAIFAEHSASAAHPCPYVAYFGPTVHPSSSNSGGSVSDSSSFNGHWNGPSVPSEMPTSYAFPAMDLHYHSWEHQSTPFSTFSSRIGSSDQPSNPPINQRSTRSSSDTPRSASFMHPLVGGHSSGARAGSSVAPSLIPPYPGSNARARDRVQALQAYYQQHPSNSPTIRTPIFSGSRRSSGHRNHAQAGPAASSSDQVGGFYFIPSGTSGRNFQEAENPLSTRFHPWERDHLSPFSLNQVDRESGWNTFHQSATGAPDPSIRSSSFRQRHGSERMQSQNHS; encoded by the exons ATGGGATTAGGGAGTAATGGTGGGGAGGATGTGGTGGTGGACGACAGTGATGGAGGCGATGGTGGTGATTGCGAAAATGGAGGGAAGTCTTTCGGCTCGGTTTCATGCTCGATTTGCCTCGAAACGGTTACTGATAATGGGGATCGGTCGTGGGCTAAGCTTCAATGTGGGCATCAATTTCATTTGG ACTGCATTGGTTCAGCATTCAACGTGAAGGGTGCGATGCAATGCCCTAATTGCAGGAAAATTGAGAAAGGTCAATGGCTTTATGCCAATGGTTGCCGTTCATATCCAGAATTTAACGTGGATGATTTGACACATGATGAGGACCTTTATGATCTAAGTTACTCTGAAATG TCATTTGGAGTTCACTGGTGTCCATTTGGAAGCTTAGCACGACTTCCTTCATTCGA GGTAGGAGAGTTTTCATCAACCTCAT ATCATGAGTTACTGGGACAGCAAGCCATCTTTGCTGAACATTCAGCATCTGCTGCTCATCCATGTCCGTATGTAGCTTACTTTGGACCAACGGTTCATCCCTCATCCTCAAATTCCGGTGGAAGTGTTTCAGATAGTTCTAGTTTCAACGGTCACTGGAATGGTCCATCAGTGCCTAGTGAGATGCCTACATCTTATGCTTTTCCTGCGATGGATCTCCATTATCATAGTTGGGAGCATCAGTCCACTCCATTCTCCACATTTAGCAGCCGAATAGGCAGTTCTGATCAACCTTCAAATCCGCCTATAAATCAAAGGTCCACCAGGAGCAGTTCTGATACACCAAGATCAGCATCTTTTATGCATCCGCTTGTTGGCGGCCACAG TTCTGGTGCAAGAGCAGGGAGTTCCGTTGCTCCGTCATTGATCCCTCCTTACCCTGGTAGCAATGCTCGGGCCCGTGATAGAGTTCAGGCTCTCCAGGCATACTATCAACAACATCCCAGCAATTCGCCAACCATACGGACACCCATTTTTTCTGGCTCCAGAAGGTCAAGCGGTCATAGAAATCATGCTCAAGCTGGACCCGCAGCCTCATCATCTGACCAAGTGGGTGGCTTCTATTTTATTCCGTCTGGTACATCAGGCCGTAACTTTCAAGAGGCAGAAAATCCTTTGTCAACTCGGTTCCATCCTTGGGAAAGAGATCATCTTTCTCCGTTTTCGCTAAACCAGGTTGACAGAGAATCGGGTTGGAATACATTCCATCAATCTGCTACTGGTGCACCAGATCCCAGCATAAGATCCAGCAGTTTCCGCCAGAGGCACGGATCTGAGAGGATGCAATCACAAAATCATTCGTAG
- the LOC105782440 gene encoding E3 ubiquitin-protein ligase IPI1 isoform X2 has protein sequence MQCPNCRKIEKGQWLYANGCRSYPEFNVDDLTHDEDLYDLSYSEMSFGVHWCPFGSLARLPSFEVGEFSSTSYHELLGQQAIFAEHSASAAHPCPYVAYFGPTVHPSSSNSGGSVSDSSSFNGHWNGPSVPSEMPTSYAFPAMDLHYHSWEHQSTPFSTFSSRIGSSDQPSNPPINQRSTRSSSDTPRSASFMHPLVGGHSSGARAGSSVAPSLIPPYPGSNARARDRVQALQAYYQQHPSNSPTIRTPIFSGSRRSSGHRNHAQAGPAASSSDQVGGFYFIPSGTSGRNFQEAENPLSTRFHPWERDHLSPFSLNQVDRESGWNTFHQSATGAPDPSIRSSSFRQRHGSERMQSQNHS, from the exons ATGCAATGCCCTAATTGCAGGAAAATTGAGAAAGGTCAATGGCTTTATGCCAATGGTTGCCGTTCATATCCAGAATTTAACGTGGATGATTTGACACATGATGAGGACCTTTATGATCTAAGTTACTCTGAAATG TCATTTGGAGTTCACTGGTGTCCATTTGGAAGCTTAGCACGACTTCCTTCATTCGA GGTAGGAGAGTTTTCATCAACCTCAT ATCATGAGTTACTGGGACAGCAAGCCATCTTTGCTGAACATTCAGCATCTGCTGCTCATCCATGTCCGTATGTAGCTTACTTTGGACCAACGGTTCATCCCTCATCCTCAAATTCCGGTGGAAGTGTTTCAGATAGTTCTAGTTTCAACGGTCACTGGAATGGTCCATCAGTGCCTAGTGAGATGCCTACATCTTATGCTTTTCCTGCGATGGATCTCCATTATCATAGTTGGGAGCATCAGTCCACTCCATTCTCCACATTTAGCAGCCGAATAGGCAGTTCTGATCAACCTTCAAATCCGCCTATAAATCAAAGGTCCACCAGGAGCAGTTCTGATACACCAAGATCAGCATCTTTTATGCATCCGCTTGTTGGCGGCCACAG TTCTGGTGCAAGAGCAGGGAGTTCCGTTGCTCCGTCATTGATCCCTCCTTACCCTGGTAGCAATGCTCGGGCCCGTGATAGAGTTCAGGCTCTCCAGGCATACTATCAACAACATCCCAGCAATTCGCCAACCATACGGACACCCATTTTTTCTGGCTCCAGAAGGTCAAGCGGTCATAGAAATCATGCTCAAGCTGGACCCGCAGCCTCATCATCTGACCAAGTGGGTGGCTTCTATTTTATTCCGTCTGGTACATCAGGCCGTAACTTTCAAGAGGCAGAAAATCCTTTGTCAACTCGGTTCCATCCTTGGGAAAGAGATCATCTTTCTCCGTTTTCGCTAAACCAGGTTGACAGAGAATCGGGTTGGAATACATTCCATCAATCTGCTACTGGTGCACCAGATCCCAGCATAAGATCCAGCAGTTTCCGCCAGAGGCACGGATCTGAGAGGATGCAATCACAAAATCATTCGTAG
- the LOC105782441 gene encoding serine/arginine-rich splicing factor SR30, with amino-acid sequence MGRSSRTLYVGNLPGDTRLREVEDLFYKYGPIVDIDLKIPPRPPGYAFVEFEDPRDAEDAIRGRDGYDFDGYYLRVELAHGGRRPSSSVDRHSSYSGSSSRGPSRRTDYRVLVTGLPSSASWQDLKDHMRKAGDVCFSQVFRDRGGMTGIVDYTNYDDMKYAIRKLDDSEFRNAFSRAYIRVKKYDSRYDSRRSYSRSRSPYSRSPSRSRSYSSRSRSRSKSPRARYTSQSPSVSRSVSPCSHSVSPARSYSRSRSISRSPTPSPRSKHVSRTPPNRSPSWSRSRSLSRSRSPSVKSD; translated from the exons ATGGGCCGCTCAAGCCGTACGCTCTATGTGGGCAATCTGCCTGGTGACACACGTTTGAGAGAAGTCGAAGATTTATTTTACAag TATGGGCCCATTGTTGATATTGACTTGAAGATCCCACCAAGGCCACCTGGTTATGCTTTTGTTGAG TTTGAGGATCCTCGTGATGCCGAAGATGCAATCCGTGGTCGAGATGGCTATGACTTTGATGGGTATTATTTACGG GTTGAACTTGCTCATGGTGGTCGAAGGCCGTCATCATCTGTGGATCGTCATAGCAGTTACAGTGGTAGCAGTAGCCGCGGACCTTCCAGACGCACTGACTATCGTG TTCTGGTGACTGGTTTGCCTTCTTCTGCCTCATGGCAAGACCTAAAG GATCACATGCGCAAAGCGGGGGATGTTTGTTTCTCTCAAGTGTTTCGTGATCGTGGAG GCATGACAGGGATTGTAGATTACACAAATTATGATGACATGAAATATGCT ATAAGGAAGCTTGATGACTCTGAGTTTCGGAATGCTTTTAGCCGGGCTTACATACGG gtGAAGAAATATGATTCAAGATATGATTCTAGGCGCAGCTACTCTAGAAGTCGTAGCCCATATAGTCGAAGCCCCAGTCGTAGCCGCAGTTATAGTAGTAGGAGCAGGAGCAGGAG CAAGTCTCCTCGGGCCCGATACACCAGTCAGTCTCCATCTGTATCTAGATCGGTTTCACCATGTTCCCATTCAGTGTCACCAGCCCGCTCCTATTCAAG ATCTCGCTCCATATCCAGATCACCAACTCCATCT CCTCGCAGTAAACATGTAAGCAGAACTCCACCAAACCGCAGCCCTAGCTGGAGCCGGAGTCGCAGTTTATCTCGTTCTCGTTCGCCATCG GTGAAATCTGATTGA
- the LOC105784314 gene encoding uncharacterized protein LOC105784314, with amino-acid sequence MAESKSKFESIREWVVDHKLRTVGCLWLSGIGGSIAYNWSQPNMKPSVKIIHARLHAQALTLAALAGAAVVEYYDHRNKPKADPYAKYLPHSHKE; translated from the exons ATGGCGGAATCCAAGAGCAAGTTTGAATCCATAAGGGAATGGGTTGTTGATCACAAGCTTAGAACTgttg GTTGTTTGTGGCTTAGCGGGATTGGGGGTTCCATTGCTTACAATTGGTCTCAACCTAACATGAAACCCAGCGTTAAGATCATTCACGCTAG GTTGCATGCACAAGCCCTTACATTGGCTGCATTAGCTGGTGCTGCAGTAGTCGAATACTATGATCACAGGAACAAGCCGAAAGCCGATCCTTATGCAAAGTACCTTCCACACTCACACAAAGAGTAG
- the LOC105783681 gene encoding dormancy-associated protein homolog 3 isoform X1: MGLLDQLWDDTVAGPRPDNGLGKLRKHSTFTFRSNSSKESDGGSVRSYNDETPEETTKVTRTIMIVKSPRYQSGSPPVSPAESTPPVSPFSGGSRESYRFRRRSTSDAYEKGKEGGGSSLAPPYDV, encoded by the exons ATGGGGCTACTTGACCAGTTGTGGGACGACACCGTTGCGGGTCCTCGACCCGATAATGGTCTCGGCAAGCTCCGAAAGCACTCCACTTTCACTTTCCGCTCTAACTCCTCCAAGG AATCTGATGGCGGGAGTGTGAGATCGTACAATGATGAGACGCCGGAGGAAACAACGAAAGTGACACGTACGATTATGATCGTAAAATCGCCGCGTTACCAGAGCGGATCGCCTCCGGTTTCGCCGGCCGAATCGACTCCTCCGGTATCTCCTTTTTCTG GAGGAAGCAGAGAGTCGTATCGGTTTCGGAGAAGGTCAACGTCAGATGCATACGAGAAGGGGAAGGAGGGTGGAGGTAGCAGCCTTGCTCCTCCTTACGACGTGTGA
- the LOC105783681 gene encoding dormancy-associated protein homolog 3 isoform X2, whose translation MGLLDQLWDDTVAGPRPDNGLGKLRKHSTFTFRSNSSKESDGGSVRSYNDETPEETTKVTRTIMIVKSPRYQSGSPPVSPAESTPPEEAESRIGFGEGQRQMHTRRGRRVEVAALLLLTTCEM comes from the exons ATGGGGCTACTTGACCAGTTGTGGGACGACACCGTTGCGGGTCCTCGACCCGATAATGGTCTCGGCAAGCTCCGAAAGCACTCCACTTTCACTTTCCGCTCTAACTCCTCCAAGG AATCTGATGGCGGGAGTGTGAGATCGTACAATGATGAGACGCCGGAGGAAACAACGAAAGTGACACGTACGATTATGATCGTAAAATCGCCGCGTTACCAGAGCGGATCGCCTCCGGTTTCGCCGGCCGAATCGACTCCTCCG GAGGAAGCAGAGAGTCGTATCGGTTTCGGAGAAGGTCAACGTCAGATGCATACGAGAAGGGGAAGGAGGGTGGAGGTAGCAGCCTTGCTCCTCCTTACGACGTGTGAGATGTGA